From Candidatus Neomarinimicrobiota bacterium:
CGCTTGGCATCGGCAGCCGCCTTCTTGCGCTTAATACTAGACCACTTGCTGTGACCAGACATACTATTATTTAGTCAGCTTCTTTCCAGGCTCAATTTAACAACAACCCCATGCAAGTTATAATCCTTCGTGGGCGTTACCTCACCCCGACCCGTCAAAGGCAGGCAACCCCTCTCCTTCAGAAGAGGGGCCTCACGGCTTGCCCGGCGTAGCGCAGCGAAGACGGGAGTAAGCGGGGTGAGGTATTTCGGGCCTCATGCTTGTCCCGCCACTCCGACTGAAGGGCTTGAAACTCGAAACCCGAAACTCGAAACTCGAAGCCAGCCTTCCCCGCGTAAGGCCGGTTGCCCCTACAGCGGCCGCACCCGGTCTATTGGCAGCCAGCCACTCTGGCCATCAAGCAGCTCGATCTGATACCAATCGTCGCCGTGCTCCAGGATAGTCACTTTCAGACCTTCATGGAGCTCGAACAATTTAGTCGATCGCTGCGACGGGGCACTATACACCATGGCCACCTCGTTATAGACGATTCCTTCCCTGGTCTGGTTGGCGGTGTGCAGACTATCCAATGCCACCAGGAAGAGAAGCACCGCCAGCACCGTCCCTGGCACTACCGGCCATCCCAGCCAGGAACGCCGCAAGAAGCGGCTGGCAGCATAGAACAGGCCTAGCGAGAACAGCACGATGGAAACCCATCGCATCCATTCACCCGGTGTGAAGTTTTCCCTCAGGCCGCGATAGAAGCGAATGTAGAAGGGGATCTCAGGCAGCTCGATACGGTCTTTGACCCGAAGATTGGCCAGGGCCAGGTTATAGCGGGCATCGGCATCGTTAGGATTCAATATCAAAGCCCTCTCATACGCCCAGACGGCACCCGCCACCTGGCCAGCCCGGTAATAGGCGTTACCCAGGTTGTAATACAGCCGCTCGGCTTCATAACCACTCTGGAGGATGGACTCAAATTCCTGAATAGCCAGTGCCCACTGCTCATTCGCGTAGGCCTCCATGCCCCGCTGATAGACTTCCGCCACACTCGCATCGCCTGCCAGTGGTGCGACAAGGGCCAAAACCAGAGCGGTGGCGCGACCGAACCTCAAGCCGACCATTGGGCCTCCACTTCTCGGAGAACCTCCTTCAAGGCTTGCCGATCAGCCTCAGCGTCACCGGCTTCAACCGGTGCAAAGCGAGCAGCTGCGGCCCGCTCAAGGATTTGAATCAGCCGCTCCCGCTGCTCCCCGGCCACTCCCTTAATAGCGAGAATCTCCGCCACCTCCGTCATGGTATACTCCCGAGTACTCCGTCTAAGCTTGTGATTCAGATACTGGGTCACGGCTTGGCTGAACGTGGCATAGACCTGTCCCGGCTCACCCTGGTCTCCCTCCACCATTGCAGTGGCCGCCGCCAGTGCCCGCATAGCGCGTAAGCCCGGTTTCAGAACCGTGGCCAGGGTCTTCACCCGGGGGCCGGCCCAGGGAGCGGCAAAGAGTAAAACCGTTGCTAGATTCAAAAGCAATACACCCGTGGTGTACCACCCTGCACCGGTCCTGAGCCAGCGGGGCCGCCCGGTCTTCAGGAAACGAATATCCTTCCCCAGCAGGGCCACCTCGCGCCGGGTGGCGCCCGGTGAACCCGCTAAAGACTCAGCCCTGGGCATTACGTTCAAGGTGAAGGGTCCCACCATCTTTACGATATATCGCTTTTCAACAGGGTTAAAGTGGGGCAGCCGGATTTGGGGGATTGTGAAAGTACCCGCCTGGCGAGGGACAATGACGTACTCGATGGTCCTGGAACCGCCAACAATGTCGCCGAGCGATGGTTCACTACTGATCTTGGGATCAAATACTTCCAGTCCTCTGGGAAAGTTGATAACGGGAAGCTCCAGCGTCTTGACATTGCCGTCGCCGTTAATCGTCAGGGTGAAGGTGACGGCCTCATCCTGCCTGATCTCCTGACGGTCGAAGGCCCCGGAGAGGGAGTAGCGCCCCACCAACCCGGTGTAATCAGGGGGACGGTTACTGGCCGGGGTGGGTGCAACTTTCATCGTAACCGCCGGCGAGGTTATCACGCGATGCTCCACCCGGCCGGAGCCGAAAATGGAAAAGTCGTCAAAGAAGGGATCAAACTGCCGCCGACTGCGAGTCTGCACCCCTATTTTCAGCACGAGAGGATCGATCTCCAGTTCCCCGGATTGGGTGGGGAAAAGGGCCATCCGGCGCACCACAGCCGTATAGTAACGACGCCCTCCTATGACCCGCTCCCGGAGCTGCAACTTGCTGGGAGCGAACAGCTCTTCGGTCCAGAAACCCGTAAGTTTGGGCAAGGATACAATCTCCCATCCCGAGATATTCATCTGCGTGTACAGGGTCCAGGTGACGGTGACTTGCTCACCGCGATAGACTTCCTGCTGATCCACTTCAGCAGCTATATAGAGG
This genomic window contains:
- a CDS encoding tetratricopeptide repeat protein produces the protein MVGLRFGRATALVLALVAPLAGDASVAEVYQRGMEAYANEQWALAIQEFESILQSGYEAERLYYNLGNAYYRAGQVAGAVWAYERALILNPNDADARYNLALANLRVKDRIELPEIPFYIRFYRGLRENFTPGEWMRWVSIVLFSLGLFYAASRFLRRSWLGWPVVPGTVLAVLLFLVALDSLHTANQTREGIVYNEVAMVYSAPSQRSTKLFELHEGLKVTILEHGDDWYQIELLDGQSGWLPIDRVRPL
- a CDS encoding BatD family protein; this encodes MKNSWIIFLIATSLTAQPRVQTIVSNTRIVEGESFTLEVRAEDGDIQSVSQVGLADFRILSGPSTSRSVQIINGVVSSTSSYSWMLLPRKTGKQVIPSLAVNVDGTTLHTTPVQIEVVPAAAAARPGSPDRTSALYIAAEVDQQEVYRGEQVTVTWTLYTQMNISGWEIVSLPKLTGFWTEELFAPSKLQLRERVIGGRRYYTAVVRRMALFPTQSGELEIDPLVLKIGVQTRSRRQFDPFFDDFSIFGSGRVEHRVITSPAVTMKVAPTPASNRPPDYTGLVGRYSLSGAFDRQEIRQDEAVTFTLTINGDGNVKTLELPVINFPRGLEVFDPKISSEPSLGDIVGGSRTIEYVIVPRQAGTFTIPQIRLPHFNPVEKRYIVKMVGPFTLNVMPRAESLAGSPGATRREVALLGKDIRFLKTGRPRWLRTGAGWYTTGVLLLNLATVLLFAAPWAGPRVKTLATVLKPGLRAMRALAAATAMVEGDQGEPGQVYATFSQAVTQYLNHKLRRSTREYTMTEVAEILAIKGVAGEQRERLIQILERAAAARFAPVEAGDAEADRQALKEVLREVEAQWSA